The proteins below are encoded in one region of Aquisphaera giovannonii:
- a CDS encoding tetratricopeptide repeat protein, with the protein MSEARRGAEFGRPRVLLGVDSNCMSLLIMAFICFFSASEAITVGEAEQPLKLDPFAYLDHTFVDEMECHGEAERELGLLLRMYEKPGQEGSRAAIFGNLAYYCGKKQKYLEAESFFNQALEICDKHPFARRQADEAMLILGLSECCIRKGDFATAERLAKQALSRRERDMGPKAYETILCQISLANVYIQQRRGNEAVALLQPVIDIAARDRMDAGRAVTLIKVYGRALAEVGRMVESRQAESRARKLELESIKNRVEELERQRTKVEEKSKETIRYMREHPDPSLRAEVETLILAEAERPMIHSRRLLKVMRRYVTLLRNDDQEVEASRQEARIGELTRFLSR; encoded by the coding sequence ATGTCTGAGGCTCGTCGTGGAGCAGAGTTTGGAAGGCCTAGAGTCTTGCTTGGCGTCGACTCGAACTGCATGTCGTTGCTTATCATGGCTTTCATCTGTTTCTTCTCTGCTTCAGAAGCTATCACAGTTGGTGAAGCAGAACAGCCATTGAAGCTTGATCCATTTGCGTACCTGGACCACACCTTTGTTGATGAAATGGAATGCCATGGCGAGGCGGAACGTGAACTGGGATTGCTACTGAGGATGTACGAGAAACCCGGTCAAGAAGGTAGCAGAGCGGCAATTTTTGGCAATCTGGCATATTATTGCGGGAAGAAGCAAAAATATCTCGAGGCGGAGTCCTTTTTCAATCAAGCTCTGGAGATTTGCGACAAACATCCATTCGCGAGGCGTCAGGCTGACGAGGCCATGTTAATCCTCGGTCTATCGGAGTGCTGTATACGAAAGGGAGACTTCGCCACTGCCGAGCGCCTTGCGAAACAAGCATTATCAAGGCGGGAGAGAGACATGGGCCCGAAGGCATATGAAACAATTTTGTGTCAGATATCCCTGGCGAATGTTTACATTCAACAGCGGAGGGGGAATGAGGCAGTCGCATTGCTGCAACCGGTTATTGACATCGCTGCGAGAGACCGCATGGATGCGGGGCGAGCAGTCACCTTAATCAAGGTGTATGGCAGGGCGCTCGCGGAGGTGGGGCGTATGGTTGAATCTCGTCAAGCGGAATCACGAGCCCGCAAACTAGAACTAGAGAGCATCAAGAATAGAGTTGAAGAGCTTGAGCGCCAGCGGACAAAAGTTGAGGAGAAGTCGAAGGAGACAATTCGATACATGAGGGAGCACCCCGATCCATCATTGAGGGCCGAGGTCGAAACATTGATCCTTGCTGAAGCTGAAAGGCCTATGATCCATTCAAGACGACTCCTGAAGGTCATGCGGAGGTACGTGACCCTCCTGAGGAACGATGACCAAGAGGTCGAAGCTAGTAGACAAGAAGCAAGAATTGGGGAATTGACCCGATTCCTCTCGAGGTAA